A region of the Nitrospinota bacterium genome:
TCTTAGAAGGGACAATTGAAATTGGTGTGATAGGTGCCAGGATTAAAAATAATAAGATCGAATATAACAAATTCTTTGATGATGAGATTATTCTTATCTGTTCAAAAAACCATGATTGGACAAAAAAGGATTCTATTTCTCTGAATAATTTAAAGAAGGAGTCTTTCATTTCAAGGGAGAGGGGTTCAGGGACCCGAATTACGATGGAGAAAGAGCTTCAGTCACATCATATCAATATAAATGATTTCAACGTTGTTGCAGAGATGGAAAATAACGAGGCTATAAAACAGGGGGTTAAATGCGGACTGGGAGTCTCTTTTATTTCTAAAAGAGCGGTTGAAGACGAACTTATAAAAGGAACCTTAAAAAAGGTAAAAATAAGAGGGGTAAAGATAAAAAGGGTTTTTTATATCATCCGAAGAAAGGGAAAGACGCTATCTCCTCTGTGCAGTCTTTTTTTCAACTTTTTATCAAAATCATCTTGACAATTTAAGTCGGTCATTAATATAATACAATCTTTCGCTAACCCACTAAAATTTAAAAAAGAATTAATATTTACTATTCGTATATCTTAAATAAATTTAAATTAAAGGAGGAATACATTGGGTAAAAAAATACTTATTTCACAAAAGATACCTAAAGAGGCTGTTGAGATTGCAAGAAATAATTTTGAGGTAGATTATAACGAAGATGAAAACCCCCTTCCACCAGAAGAGCTCAAGAAGAGATTGAAGGACAAGAACGGCATTGTCTGTCTTCTAACAGATATAATGAATGGTGAGGTGATGGATGCAGCTCCAAATCTCGAGGTTATTTCTAATGTTGCTGTAGGATATGATAATATAGATGTAAACGCTGCTACAGAGAGAAAAATTGCTGTAACCAATACCCCTGGAGTCTTAACAGATACCACGGCCGACCTGGCCTGGTCTTTAATAATGTCTGTGGCGCGAAGAATTGCCGAGGCCGATAAACACATGAGAAGTGGAAAATGGAAAGGCTGGGGAGTCATGCAGTGGTGGGGAAGCGATGTCCATCATGCAACCCTTGGAATTTTAGGTTTTGGCCGAATCGGTAAGGTCGTGGCAAAAAGGGCCTTGGGTTTTGAAATGAAGGTTTTATATCACGATGCCTTTAGGGCTCCGGAAGAAGAAGAAAAAGCATTAAAGGCCACATTTGTCAGCAAAGAAATCCTTCTCAAAGAGTCTGATTTTGTCTCTGTCCACGTTCCTCTGATGCCTGAAACCGTGCATATCATTGGAGAAAATGAGCTGAAGATGATGAAACCTACTGCCTTTCTTATCAATACATCGAGAGGACCCACAGTAGATGAAAAAGCACTGGTAAAGGCCTTGAAAAATAAAGAAATAGCTGGGGCAGGACTGGATGTTTACGAAAAAGAACCGGTTATGGAGCCTGAATTGGCAGATATGGACAATGTGGTTGTCCTCCCCCATATTGCCAGCGCCTCTATTAAGACAAGGACGAGGATGGGAACCATGGCTGCTGAAAACTGCGTGGCTGCATTAAAGGAAGAGATTCCTCCAGCTTGTGTTAATCCAGAGATTTATAAAAAATAAATATTGAAAGGGGGAAATTGTGGCAAAACATGTAATCACTGATATGACAAAATGTACGGGATGCCGGATGTGTGAACTTGCCTGCTCCATGTTCCATAAAGGGGTATTCGATCCCACCCAGGCAAAGATCAAGGTGCATCTCATAGGACTACCAGAGATTCCCGTTCCCGTTTTAAAGATGGATTGTAATTATTGTTCTGGAGACCCGACCTGTGTCAAATACTGTGTAACAGAAGCCATTGTCTTTAAGGAAGCAGAAAAGTCTGAAAGACGGGACATTCCCAGGGAAGAGGTCGTTAAAATAGCTGAAGAATGGCTAACAAAGGTATCCAGCTAAGGAGAAATTAATTTATGGCTAAGGTAAAGGTTCAGTCTTTTGCAGAGATAAAAGACGCCCTGGGAAAAGAGGAGATAGAGGT
Encoded here:
- a CDS encoding selenium metabolism-associated LysR family transcriptional regulator yields the protein MLDCRDLEILSKIIELKSFSKAAEELYLTQPTISGHIIELEKRLGIKLLDRLGKEILPTKAGSLLYNYSKRILKLRAEAEQALEHFKSRFKGKLFIGGSTIPGVYILPSLIEQFNKKHPEISITLKLSDSKGTFKNVLEGTIEIGVIGARIKNNKIEYNKFFDDEIILICSKNHDWTKKDSISLNNLKKESFISRERGSGTRITMEKELQSHHININDFNVVAEMENNEAIKQGVKCGLGVSFISKRAVEDELIKGTLKKVKIRGVKIKRVFYIIRRKGKTLSPLCSLFFNFLSKSS
- a CDS encoding D-glycerate dehydrogenase, coding for MGKKILISQKIPKEAVEIARNNFEVDYNEDENPLPPEELKKRLKDKNGIVCLLTDIMNGEVMDAAPNLEVISNVAVGYDNIDVNAATERKIAVTNTPGVLTDTTADLAWSLIMSVARRIAEADKHMRSGKWKGWGVMQWWGSDVHHATLGILGFGRIGKVVAKRALGFEMKVLYHDAFRAPEEEEKALKATFVSKEILLKESDFVSVHVPLMPETVHIIGENELKMMKPTAFLINTSRGPTVDEKALVKALKNKEIAGAGLDVYEKEPVMEPELADMDNVVVLPHIASASIKTRTRMGTMAAENCVAALKEEIPPACVNPEIYKK